From Caldicellulosiruptor hydrothermalis 108, a single genomic window includes:
- a CDS encoding ABC transporter substrate-binding protein codes for MLMKFSKKLVAIVVLIAFAVALIPFYSHAADFPVTVKDGKGYSITVKQKPQRILSLALQTDEILLNMVSANRIVGLSIFADDKNNSNVVNLAKNVKGRYSSNDIEKIIAAKPDLVIVPYYIDKSKYDLLKKGLKCPIYVSLNPNSIVNIKQEIINLSKLTGEIQKGQALIKYMDDKINFVQKKVKYLRKKKYVLFYTYYFNSTYGKNTTQHEIAKYAGVINIAAVAGLKGWPTISKEQILEWDPNIIVIPSASYNPKKTSQQYVEEFKKDPAFKNLKAVKNNSVIILDDRHVQTVSHYIVEGIYDLAKAAYPYLFK; via the coding sequence ATGCTGATGAAGTTTTCTAAAAAGTTAGTTGCAATAGTTGTTTTAATTGCATTTGCGGTAGCTTTAATTCCATTTTATTCTCATGCTGCCGACTTTCCTGTCACAGTCAAGGATGGAAAAGGATATAGCATAACTGTAAAACAGAAACCTCAAAGGATTTTGTCGCTTGCGCTTCAGACAGATGAGATTTTGCTCAATATGGTGTCTGCTAACAGAATTGTTGGGCTTTCTATATTTGCTGATGACAAGAACAATTCGAATGTCGTAAATCTTGCTAAGAATGTAAAAGGCAGATATTCGAGCAACGACATTGAAAAGATAATTGCGGCAAAACCTGACCTTGTGATAGTACCTTATTACATTGACAAGTCAAAGTACGACCTTTTGAAGAAAGGTCTTAAGTGTCCTATATATGTCAGCTTAAATCCAAATTCGATTGTAAATATCAAACAAGAGATTATAAATCTTTCAAAGCTAACTGGTGAAATCCAGAAAGGTCAGGCTCTTATAAAGTACATGGACGATAAAATTAATTTTGTGCAAAAAAAGGTAAAATACTTGAGAAAGAAAAAATATGTGCTTTTCTACACATACTACTTCAATTCCACATATGGCAAAAATACAACCCAGCATGAGATTGCAAAGTATGCAGGGGTTATAAATATAGCAGCTGTTGCTGGATTGAAAGGCTGGCCAACTATCTCAAAAGAACAGATTTTGGAGTGGGACCCGAACATCATTGTTATTCCATCTGCGTCGTACAATCCAAAAAAGACTTCTCAGCAGTACGTAGAGGAGTTCAAAAAAGACCCTGCTTTCAAAAACCTGAAAGCTGTGAAGAACAACAGCGTAATTATTCTTGATGATAGGCACGTTCAAACAGTTTCGCACTATATTGTTGAAGGTATTTATGACTTGGCAAAAGCTGCATATCCGTATCTTTTCAAATAA
- a CDS encoding YqeG family HAD IIIA-type phosphatase codes for MLKKFKPDMICKSILDIDLETLIKRGINYLIIDIDNTIVAWGEFDVREEIIEWLEKVQKMGFKICLVSNNQKDRVKKIESMLGIPAIYNAKKPLKSGFLKASILLHQGKKNHQTAVIGDQFFTDVIGAKRLKLYVILVRPLKEKEFIVTRINRIFEKKILKYYEKDERE; via the coding sequence ATGCTAAAAAAGTTCAAACCTGATATGATATGCAAAAGTATATTGGATATTGACCTTGAAACTCTTATAAAAAGAGGAATAAACTATCTCATTATCGACATAGACAACACCATAGTTGCGTGGGGAGAGTTTGATGTAAGAGAAGAGATTATTGAGTGGCTTGAAAAGGTTCAAAAGATGGGATTTAAAATTTGCCTTGTTTCGAACAACCAGAAGGATAGAGTCAAAAAAATAGAAAGTATGCTTGGCATTCCTGCCATCTATAATGCAAAAAAGCCTTTGAAATCTGGATTTTTAAAAGCATCAATACTGCTTCATCAGGGCAAGAAAAATCATCAAACAGCTGTGATAGGTGACCAGTTTTTTACAGATGTGATAGGGGCAAAAAGGTTAAAACTCTATGTAATTTTGGTCCGACCATTAAAAGAAAAGGAGTTTATTGTAACCAGAATAAACAGGATTTTTGAAAAGAAAATTCTAAAATATTACGAAAAGGATGAGAGAGAATGA
- a CDS encoding glycine cleavage system protein H: MLYGERLLFGDMWVEVNGSIASVGITKNLEMELGDIVMFEFFKTSGYIQEGEEFARIESIYKTYTLKSPVSGYIRWVNRELPFDPTLLNLLPEETEIISIDIQQLV; encoded by the coding sequence TGCTGTATGGTGAGAGGCTTCTTTTTGGGGATATGTGGGTTGAAGTTAATGGTTCGATTGCTTCGGTAGGTATAACTAAAAATTTGGAGATGGAGCTTGGTGACATTGTGATGTTTGAGTTTTTCAAGACGTCAGGGTATATTCAAGAAGGAGAGGAGTTTGCAAGAATTGAGTCAATCTACAAGACGTACACCTTGAAATCCCCAGTGAGTGGTTATATAAGGTGGGTAAACCGTGAGCTTCCTTTTGATCCTACTTTATTAAATTTATTACCAGAAGAAACAGAAATAATTAGTATAGACATCCAGCAACTTGTGTGA
- a CDS encoding lactate utilization protein: MNPNKAWWIDTNFETVKKNLEARNFECFIVEKKEDVVPLLEKLISKGSVVSCGGSMTLFECGVIDFLRNGNYNFLDRYKEGITPEELGEIYRKSFWADYYLMSTNAITLDGKLINIDGNGNRLAALLFGPKNVIVIAGKNKLVLNEEQGLLRVRNIASPMNSKRLSRNTPCTQDGKCHDCLSSDSICSHIVVTRRSPAKGRIKVVLVKEDLGF, translated from the coding sequence GTGAATCCAAACAAGGCGTGGTGGATAGATACAAACTTTGAAACTGTAAAGAAAAACTTGGAAGCAAGAAACTTTGAATGTTTTATTGTCGAGAAAAAAGAAGATGTTGTGCCTCTTTTAGAAAAGCTCATTTCAAAAGGCAGTGTGGTATCGTGCGGTGGGTCAATGACACTTTTTGAGTGTGGTGTGATAGATTTTCTGAGAAATGGCAATTACAATTTTTTGGACAGATACAAAGAAGGTATAACACCTGAGGAGCTTGGTGAGATTTACAGAAAATCTTTCTGGGCTGACTACTATCTTATGTCAACAAACGCAATAACACTTGACGGAAAACTCATAAACATAGATGGAAACGGCAACAGGCTTGCAGCGCTTCTTTTTGGTCCTAAAAATGTAATAGTGATTGCCGGCAAGAACAAGCTTGTTTTAAACGAGGAGCAAGGTTTGCTGAGAGTAAGAAATATTGCATCTCCCATGAACTCAAAAAGACTTTCTCGAAACACACCCTGCACCCAGGACGGAAAATGCCATGATTGTTTAAGTAGCGATAGCATCTGCAGCCATATTGTTGTAACAAGAAGGTCTCCTGCAAAGGGAAGAATCAAGGTTGTGCTGGTCAAAGAAGACTTGGGCTTTTAA
- a CDS encoding FecCD family ABC transporter permease, which translates to MVQLKKVLIILALLLLTVFIISIGVGSVFIPPLRVLKALLSLIGISFGPANDMDLTIVGQIRLPRIIIAMIVGMSLSIAGALVQGLYRNPMADPGIIGTSSGASLGAIVCIAFSLNTINIFYLPLLAFAGALLISFLVYRLSTKNNKTPITNLILIGIAVSTFVSSINSLILSNINQYQVSEYIFWMLGSLDGRSWVHVKISFVPLCILILCSLLFAKRINILILGEEESFTIGVNPEKLKKTLLFLVSLITGIAVSVSGPISFVGLIVPHMLRLIVGSDYRRLIPASILSGGIFLIMCDTIARVLFSPVEVKVGIITSLVGVPYFLYLLKKRENEVSV; encoded by the coding sequence GTGGTACAGTTGAAAAAGGTTTTGATTATTTTAGCTCTTCTGCTTTTGACAGTATTTATAATATCCATAGGGGTGGGAAGTGTTTTTATCCCTCCCCTTCGTGTTTTAAAGGCACTTTTATCGCTCATAGGTATAAGTTTTGGTCCAGCGAATGATATGGATTTGACAATTGTCGGGCAAATAAGACTTCCAAGAATAATAATTGCCATGATTGTTGGGATGAGCTTGAGCATAGCAGGTGCGCTTGTTCAAGGACTTTACAGAAATCCTATGGCAGACCCAGGAATTATTGGAACATCAAGCGGTGCAAGTTTAGGTGCCATTGTTTGCATAGCCTTTTCGCTTAACACCATAAACATATTTTATTTACCATTACTTGCTTTTGCAGGTGCGCTTCTGATTTCGTTTTTAGTGTACAGGCTTTCAACCAAGAACAACAAAACGCCCATTACAAACCTCATTTTAATTGGTATTGCAGTTTCAACTTTTGTGTCTTCCATAAACTCTTTGATTCTTTCAAACATAAATCAGTATCAGGTAAGCGAATATATATTTTGGATGCTCGGTAGTTTAGACGGTCGAAGCTGGGTGCATGTGAAGATTAGCTTTGTTCCTCTTTGTATTTTGATACTGTGTTCTTTGCTATTTGCAAAGAGGATAAACATTTTGATACTTGGAGAGGAAGAAAGCTTTACAATTGGGGTAAATCCAGAAAAGCTGAAAAAAACCTTGCTTTTTCTTGTTTCGCTCATAACGGGGATAGCGGTCTCTGTCTCAGGACCAATCAGCTTTGTTGGGCTAATTGTTCCGCACATGCTCAGACTCATTGTTGGAAGCGATTATAGAAGACTGATACCTGCTTCAATTTTAAGTGGTGGAATATTTTTGATTATGTGTGATACAATTGCAAGAGTATTGTTTTCACCGGTTGAAGTAAAGGTTGGGATTATAACCTCTTTGGTGGGGGTACCATACTTTTTGTACCTTCTGAAAAAGCGTGAAAATGAGGTGAGTGTATAG
- a CDS encoding C40 family peptidase, with translation MNLRSLIAITLGIFLMFFSAKAFAQSAQAKSTINIRSAPSTSSKILGVFPKGFKTQVLSNAGGWVKISYDGIVGYVKSDYITITNEKRSAVSNTSRASVAKTAAKAAQATVLKDNARLRSDMSTSSKILKTLKSGSKVYVLSREQNGWVKVKTLDGTVGYMAYYLLKMPSQFVSKTMSRGGYERGQAETFTNLSLAQRILEFAQRFRGIRYSYGGTSPSTGFDCSGFVQFVFKNFGIHLERTAADMARTNGVRISYSEIKPGDLLFFDTDGGKNYINHVGIYLGGGKFIHASSARGRVTETDLNSYYGRFFMMAKRVIR, from the coding sequence ATGAATCTCAGAAGCTTAATTGCTATAACTCTTGGAATTTTTTTGATGTTTTTTTCTGCAAAGGCCTTTGCCCAGTCAGCCCAGGCAAAATCAACAATAAATATAAGAAGTGCACCTTCAACAAGTAGTAAGATTTTAGGAGTTTTCCCCAAAGGGTTTAAAACCCAAGTTTTGTCAAATGCAGGTGGATGGGTAAAGATTTCGTATGATGGAATTGTTGGGTATGTAAAGTCTGATTACATAACTATTACAAATGAAAAAAGGAGCGCAGTTTCAAATACTTCAAGGGCAAGTGTTGCAAAAACGGCTGCTAAAGCTGCGCAAGCTACAGTTTTAAAAGACAATGCGCGCTTAAGAAGTGATATGTCAACCTCATCAAAGATATTAAAGACATTAAAAAGTGGCAGCAAAGTCTATGTCCTGTCAAGAGAACAAAATGGCTGGGTGAAGGTAAAGACGCTTGATGGCACAGTAGGATATATGGCATATTACCTTTTGAAGATGCCTTCACAATTTGTATCGAAAACAATGTCACGTGGTGGGTATGAGAGAGGTCAAGCAGAAACTTTTACAAATCTTAGCTTAGCTCAGAGAATTTTGGAGTTTGCTCAAAGATTTCGTGGTATAAGATACTCATATGGTGGGACGTCACCATCAACTGGTTTTGACTGTTCAGGATTTGTACAGTTTGTGTTTAAGAACTTTGGGATACATTTAGAAAGAACAGCAGCTGACATGGCAAGAACAAATGGTGTGAGAATTTCTTACAGTGAAATTAAACCGGGAGATTTGCTTTTCTTTGACACAGATGGCGGGAAAAATTATATAAATCATGTTGGCATATATTTAGGCGGTGGCAAGTTCATTCATGCATCAAGTGCAAGGGGACGTGTAACAGAGACTGACTTAAATTCATATTATGGAAGATTTTTTATGATGGCAAAAAGGGTCATAAGATGA
- the aroE gene encoding shikimate dehydrogenase has translation MKKLFLIGKSLKHSISPFIHNTILSEFDIDAIYSNLELSDTEKLKEFVEMVRKDKDVVGFNITIPYKEDILEFCDEVSEDVRIIKAANTVKKEDGKFLAYNTDWIGFKKSLEDRGGDVKDKKILILGSGGAAKACIYGLYRMGAKEVFIANRTYEKAQALRQQYKEIVDLKIIKWSEIENVSYDILINTTPIGMYPDVDISPINTLNFTVELVYDMIYNPYKTKLLQLAEINGKKILNGLPMLIYQAIEAEKIWFGIEPDKEMVSLIHTLAKSELERIGSM, from the coding sequence ATGAAAAAGCTTTTTTTGATTGGCAAGAGTTTAAAACACTCAATTTCACCTTTTATTCATAACACGATTCTATCTGAGTTTGATATTGATGCAATTTATTCAAATTTAGAACTCTCTGATACTGAAAAGCTAAAAGAATTTGTTGAGATGGTGAGAAAAGATAAGGATGTTGTTGGATTTAATATAACAATTCCTTACAAGGAAGATATTTTGGAGTTTTGCGATGAAGTTTCAGAAGATGTGAGAATAATAAAAGCGGCAAATACTGTAAAAAAAGAGGATGGAAAGTTTTTGGCTTACAATACCGATTGGATAGGGTTTAAAAAAAGCTTGGAGGATAGGGGGGGTGATGTAAAAGACAAAAAAATATTGATACTTGGTAGCGGTGGTGCAGCAAAAGCTTGCATCTATGGACTTTACAGGATGGGTGCAAAAGAAGTGTTTATTGCAAACAGGACATATGAGAAGGCACAAGCTTTAAGGCAGCAGTATAAAGAAATAGTTGACTTGAAGATTATAAAGTGGTCAGAAATAGAGAATGTTTCATATGATATTTTGATCAACACTACACCCATTGGCATGTACCCTGATGTAGACATCTCTCCCATAAATACCCTAAATTTTACTGTTGAACTTGTATATGACATGATATATAATCCTTATAAAACTAAGTTATTGCAGCTTGCAGAAATAAATGGCAAAAAAATATTAAATGGGCTGCCGATGCTGATATATCAAGCAATTGAAGCAGAAAAAATATGGTTTGGAATTGAGCCAGATAAAGAGATGGTTTCACTTATACACACTTTAGCAAAGAGTGAACTTGAGAGAATTGGAAGTATGTAA
- a CDS encoding ABC transporter ATP-binding protein — protein sequence MSLFVENLKCGYSYPIVEVDGRLKFEEGKVYGFVGPNGSGKSTLIKALAGLVKIFEGRICFGEVQISKLSDIERAKLISYMPQHIFSSFPFTVLDVVMMGRFPYEKSRFFATYESKKIAEEKIEQVDLSSKKLSSILKISGGERQRTSFARVLAQSSKVLLFDEPNSSLDISHQEKILRIAKQEALDGKIVIMAIHNLKIAAKVCDSVIMMKDGKIVDIGRPDEVLNQQNIKKVYDVDAVVYKNPFGIFDIELIQREDPKAVHVHVVAGGGSAQLLFRMLVEMGCKVTTGVLSTNDTDFETAQLFSIYTVFTKPFMPIGEKEYIENVQLIKRADLCVLCSIPFGVQNLKNLEALRYANKLCIIEEEDISKRDFTGGLATRLYNCLREKALVLSSVDSLKDYILKETNGKM from the coding sequence ATGTCTCTTTTTGTTGAGAACCTCAAATGCGGCTATTCTTATCCAATTGTTGAGGTAGATGGAAGGCTTAAGTTCGAAGAAGGAAAAGTCTATGGATTTGTTGGACCAAACGGAAGTGGTAAAAGTACACTGATAAAGGCTTTAGCAGGGCTTGTCAAAATTTTTGAAGGCAGGATTTGTTTTGGTGAGGTGCAGATAAGCAAGCTTTCTGACATAGAAAGAGCAAAGCTTATTTCGTACATGCCACAGCACATCTTTTCAAGCTTTCCGTTTACAGTTCTTGATGTTGTGATGATGGGAAGATTTCCCTATGAAAAGAGCAGGTTCTTTGCTACCTACGAGAGCAAAAAAATTGCAGAGGAGAAGATAGAACAGGTTGATCTTTCCAGCAAAAAACTTTCGAGCATATTAAAGATTTCAGGTGGTGAGAGGCAAAGGACTTCCTTTGCACGTGTGCTTGCTCAAAGTAGCAAAGTTTTGCTTTTTGATGAGCCAAACTCAAGCTTGGACATCTCTCACCAAGAAAAGATTTTAAGGATTGCAAAACAAGAAGCGCTGGATGGCAAGATTGTCATAATGGCAATTCATAATCTGAAAATTGCAGCCAAAGTGTGCGATAGTGTGATTATGATGAAAGATGGTAAAATTGTAGATATTGGAAGACCAGATGAAGTTCTAAACCAGCAGAACATCAAAAAGGTGTATGACGTTGACGCAGTTGTTTACAAAAATCCCTTTGGGATATTTGATATAGAACTTATCCAGAGAGAAGACCCAAAAGCTGTGCACGTTCATGTTGTTGCAGGAGGTGGGAGCGCACAGCTTCTTTTCAGGATGCTCGTTGAAATGGGGTGTAAAGTCACAACAGGTGTACTTTCCACAAACGATACAGACTTTGAAACAGCTCAGCTTTTTTCCATCTATACAGTTTTTACAAAACCTTTTATGCCAATTGGTGAAAAAGAGTACATTGAAAATGTCCAGCTTATAAAGAGAGCAGACCTGTGCGTGCTGTGTAGTATTCCGTTTGGTGTTCAGAACCTGAAAAACTTAGAGGCGCTGAGATATGCTAATAAGCTGTGTATAATTGAAGAGGAGGATATTTCAAAGCGCGATTTTACAGGCGGTTTGGCAACAAGACTTTATAATTGCTTGAGGGAAAAAGCATTGGTTCTTTCAAGCGTTGATAGCTTAAAAGATTATATCTTAAAAGAGACAAACGGTAAAATGTGA
- a CDS encoding GspE/PulE family protein, translating to MVAGKKRLGELLVEAGLITQEQLQKALSLQKSTGKKLGEILVEQGFVTEDEIVEVLEFQLGIPHIKLDQYNIDQEAVSLVSENIAKRHTLIPIKVEGDKIYVAMADPLNIFAIEDVAIYSGKNVQPVIAKAGDIKRAIERFYGKQEALRVAEELNKEASQRKPQRLVISSDEEQETPVVKLVNSIFEQAITLRASDIHIEPFENEVKIRFRIDGVLYDILKLEPSVLSSLIARIKVIGNMDIAEKRIPQDGRTTFYFDNRQYDMRISSLPTIYGEKLVIRIADKSSFIKSKLELGFTDDDLEKYNRIISSPHGIILVCGPTGSGKTTTLYTILNELNTGTKNIITVEDPVESTIYGINQVEINPKVGLTFASVLRSILRQDPDIIMIGEIRDRETAEIAIRAAITGHLVLSTIHTNDAPSAITRLIDMGIENFLIGSAVVGVISQRLVRKICPNCKTAYIPDISELNTLGIKDNKDTKLYKGRGCAFCNHKGYYGRTGIYEILLMSKELKKYIAKNASSDEIREIAIKEGMKTLKEACIAKVLEGVTTVEEFVKATYTLD from the coding sequence GTGGTAGCAGGCAAAAAACGCTTAGGAGAGTTGTTGGTAGAAGCAGGATTGATCACTCAAGAGCAGCTTCAAAAGGCTTTAAGTCTCCAAAAGTCTACGGGAAAGAAATTGGGTGAAATTTTAGTTGAACAAGGTTTTGTGACAGAAGATGAGATTGTAGAAGTTTTAGAATTTCAATTGGGAATTCCCCACATAAAACTTGATCAATACAATATTGATCAGGAAGCAGTGAGTCTGGTTTCAGAAAACATTGCCAAAAGACATACGTTAATTCCCATAAAAGTTGAAGGTGATAAGATTTATGTTGCTATGGCAGATCCTCTTAATATATTTGCAATTGAGGATGTGGCAATATATAGCGGTAAGAATGTTCAGCCAGTTATAGCCAAGGCTGGTGATATCAAAAGAGCGATTGAAAGATTTTATGGAAAACAGGAGGCATTAAGAGTTGCAGAGGAACTGAACAAAGAAGCATCTCAAAGGAAGCCACAACGATTAGTAATTTCTTCTGATGAGGAGCAGGAAACTCCTGTTGTAAAGCTTGTTAATTCCATATTTGAGCAGGCAATAACACTGCGGGCAAGTGACATACATATTGAGCCTTTTGAGAATGAAGTGAAAATAAGATTCAGAATTGATGGGGTATTGTATGATATTTTGAAGTTAGAGCCAAGTGTTTTATCGTCATTGATTGCACGAATAAAGGTTATTGGAAATATGGATATAGCTGAAAAAAGAATTCCCCAAGATGGTAGAACAACATTTTACTTTGATAATAGACAATATGATATGCGAATTTCATCCTTACCCACCATTTATGGAGAGAAACTTGTAATAAGAATAGCTGATAAGAGTTCATTTATTAAATCAAAACTTGAACTGGGATTTACAGATGATGATTTAGAAAAATATAATAGAATCATTTCTTCCCCGCATGGTATCATTCTTGTTTGCGGCCCAACAGGTAGTGGTAAAACAACAACCTTGTATACAATTTTGAATGAATTGAATACTGGAACAAAAAACATCATTACTGTTGAAGACCCTGTTGAAAGTACAATTTATGGCATAAATCAAGTTGAGATCAATCCCAAAGTAGGACTTACATTTGCCAGTGTGCTGAGGTCTATCTTGCGACAAGACCCCGATATAATTATGATTGGTGAGATAAGGGATAGAGAAACTGCAGAAATAGCAATTAGAGCAGCAATTACAGGACATCTTGTGTTGTCTACAATTCATACTAATGATGCTCCAAGTGCCATTACAAGACTAATCGATATGGGTATAGAGAATTTTTTAATTGGTTCTGCAGTAGTGGGTGTTATATCCCAGCGTCTTGTGAGAAAGATTTGTCCGAATTGTAAAACAGCATATATACCAGATATTTCTGAGTTAAACACTTTGGGTATAAAAGATAATAAGGATACAAAACTTTACAAAGGCAGAGGATGTGCTTTTTGTAATCATAAGGGTTATTATGGAAGGACAGGAATATATGAAATTTTGCTGATGTCAAAAGAATTAAAAAAATATATAGCTAAAAACGCAAGCAGTGACGAAATTAGAGAGATAGCTATAAAAGAAGGGATGAAAACCTTAAAAGAAGCATGTATCGCAAAAGTGTTAGAAGGTGTAACAACGGTAGAGGAGTTTGTGAAAGCGACTTACACATTAGATTAA